One stretch of Roseovarius mucosus DNA includes these proteins:
- a CDS encoding transducer-like protein, TlpC: protein MRTLLSNAYIDCLRKATGTIEAIFLRAGQGLGTSVEDLMQLREVLARLSVVLGPEETQTLRMLCLNSVEHSAEISGDVQAFVQMAETLRAGIRKIQSNVSHLSVVIRTMSASAPISRILGKSLTRQESKIDEFSIELARIAASADEQLKSLQAHIEIIEVEMADLDLISLNLSRDMKDRVMPALDGLEAQISEIQLDRHELATGNAVIEAGMRDIFAEISAIVGELQTGDSVRQRLEHVEVIARASLGAALAQERLEASDGLGYLAICQAEASRDEMARDVASVLLRLAAIRRKSDQVLGAAEQVYLDPNDTQRKRVSAMITCANRLSSALQSSQSNLDVLHRIGRTTQDHIGSIQTIAAEMGLLDHHIRMLGLNTFIVCCNMGSEAGALQELSRQVLSLTKISNEIFDQIATTTRALAATTMPDVSSADDKMSRTVGFAQDISERLNATDQAVLATKQGCAIKGDALKIALHASETSLSSLVAAKAELGTFITGLNGLISNENADQSRYDVQPSEQDRLSQLYAIYTMDAEREIHDRIFEGEATPASASEIAVQAPGDELADIFF from the coding sequence ATGCGAACCCTGTTGTCTAACGCCTATATCGACTGTCTCCGCAAGGCGACGGGCACTATCGAGGCGATCTTTCTACGGGCCGGGCAGGGGCTTGGGACAAGCGTGGAGGACCTTATGCAACTGCGCGAGGTGCTCGCGCGGCTCAGCGTGGTGTTGGGCCCGGAAGAGACCCAGACGCTGCGGATGCTCTGCCTGAACTCTGTCGAGCACAGTGCAGAGATCAGCGGGGATGTGCAGGCCTTTGTCCAGATGGCCGAAACCCTGCGTGCGGGTATCCGCAAAATCCAGAGCAATGTCAGCCATCTGTCCGTGGTTATTCGCACGATGTCTGCCTCGGCCCCGATTTCGCGGATATTGGGGAAATCGCTGACAAGGCAGGAATCCAAGATTGACGAATTCTCGATCGAGCTGGCCCGCATCGCGGCCTCTGCTGACGAGCAACTCAAATCCCTGCAAGCCCATATCGAGATCATCGAGGTCGAGATGGCGGATCTTGATCTGATCTCTTTGAACCTCTCGCGGGATATGAAGGATAGGGTCATGCCGGCGCTTGATGGTCTCGAGGCGCAAATCAGCGAAATTCAACTGGACCGGCATGAATTGGCCACGGGCAATGCTGTAATCGAAGCCGGGATGCGGGACATCTTTGCAGAAATCTCTGCCATCGTCGGTGAACTTCAGACAGGTGACTCTGTTCGCCAGCGGCTGGAGCATGTCGAGGTGATCGCCCGCGCCTCTCTTGGGGCTGCTCTGGCCCAAGAGCGGCTAGAGGCAAGCGATGGGCTGGGCTATCTGGCAATTTGTCAGGCCGAGGCAAGTCGGGATGAAATGGCGCGCGATGTCGCGTCTGTTCTGCTGCGGCTTGCTGCCATACGTCGGAAATCCGATCAGGTTCTCGGGGCGGCGGAACAGGTCTATCTTGATCCCAATGACACCCAGAGAAAGCGGGTTTCGGCGATGATCACCTGTGCCAACCGGCTGTCGAGCGCGCTGCAATCCAGCCAGTCAAATCTGGATGTTCTGCACCGGATTGGCCGAACCACACAGGATCATATCGGGTCGATCCAGACCATCGCGGCTGAAATGGGGCTGCTCGATCATCATATTCGGATGCTTGGCCTCAATACATTCATTGTGTGTTGCAACATGGGTTCAGAGGCGGGCGCGCTTCAGGAACTCTCGCGTCAGGTCTTGTCGCTGACCAAGATATCCAACGAGATTTTTGACCAGATCGCCACAACGACGCGCGCGCTTGCTGCCACGACCATGCCCGATGTGTCGTCAGCGGATGACAAAATGTCTCGCACAGTGGGATTTGCGCAGGATATTTCCGAGCGGCTGAATGCCACGGATCAGGCGGTTCTTGCGACCAAACAGGGCTGTGCCATCAAGGGCGACGCGCTCAAGATCGCGCTTCACGCGAGCGAGACATCGCTATCGTCGCTGGTCGCGGCCAAGGCAGAGCTCGGCACTTTCATTACAGGCCTCAATGGTTTGATTTCAAATGAAAATGCGGATCAAAGCCGGTATGACGTGCAGCCCTCTGAACAGGATCGGTTAAGCCAGCTTTACGCGATTTACACGATGGATGCCGAGCGCGAGATCCACGACCGCATTTTCGAAGGTGAGGCAACACCTGCCTCCGCATCCGAAATCGCGGTGCAAGCCCCCGGAGACGAATTGGCGGATATCTTCTTTTGA
- a CDS encoding protein-glutamate methylesterase/protein-glutamine glutaminase encodes MLDIACKPQISVLIVDDSASARAMLMRIVETDPTLKLFGTAADAFIAVSKMQSGLPDVMLLDMELPRMSGLEFLRKIMAQRPIPVVICSSHAAAGSDLALTALASGAVEVVSKPAPKTDADFQESAIAICDAIHAAAESGHKAARRVTPPRETGTKLLADALIPPARPKNIAHTSPIVCIGASTGGTEAIRSVLVDLPVTCPPVVIVQHMPAGFTTAFSRRLNGLCRVNVKEAADGDLCNPGEVLIAPGNFHMMLVRQGRGYGVKIVDGPYICRHRPSVDILFRSAAQTAGHNALGIILTGMGDDGARSLREMREAGATTLAQNEETCVVFGMPREAIRMGAATRVVALSEVPGAISAFANTHQLRAR; translated from the coding sequence ATGCTGGACATAGCCTGCAAACCTCAGATTTCGGTCTTGATCGTTGACGATTCCGCCTCGGCGCGGGCCATGCTGATGCGGATTGTGGAAACTGATCCGACCCTTAAACTGTTTGGCACCGCGGCGGATGCGTTCATCGCAGTTTCAAAAATGCAATCGGGCCTGCCCGATGTCATGCTGCTCGATATGGAATTGCCGCGCATGTCCGGTCTGGAATTTCTGCGCAAGATCATGGCGCAGCGGCCAATTCCGGTGGTGATCTGTTCCAGCCATGCCGCAGCCGGGTCAGACCTTGCGCTGACGGCGCTTGCCAGTGGCGCGGTCGAGGTTGTCTCGAAACCGGCACCAAAAACGGATGCGGATTTTCAGGAATCCGCTATCGCCATCTGCGACGCGATCCACGCGGCTGCGGAATCCGGCCACAAAGCGGCCCGCAGGGTGACGCCCCCCCGCGAGACCGGCACCAAGCTTTTGGCGGATGCTCTGATTCCGCCTGCGCGGCCCAAAAACATCGCCCATACCTCGCCCATCGTTTGCATCGGGGCCTCTACCGGGGGCACAGAGGCCATCCGCTCGGTTCTGGTGGATCTGCCGGTGACATGCCCCCCTGTCGTGATCGTTCAGCATATGCCTGCCGGGTTCACGACGGCCTTCTCGCGGCGTCTGAACGGGCTGTGCCGTGTCAACGTTAAAGAGGCGGCCGATGGCGATCTGTGCAATCCCGGCGAGGTGCTGATCGCGCCGGGGAATTTCCACATGATGCTGGTCCGGCAGGGGCGCGGGTATGGTGTCAAGATCGTGGATGGTCCGTATATCTGCCGGCATCGTCCCTCGGTCGATATTCTGTTTCGATCCGCCGCCCAGACCGCAGGACATAACGCGCTCGGGATCATCCTTACGGGCATGGGCGATGACGGCGCGCGCTCGTTGCGTGAAATGCGCGAGGCGGGGGCCACGACCCTGGCGCAGAACGAAGAAACCTGCGTCGTCTTTGGCATGCCGCGCGAGGCGATCCGCATGGGGGCTGCGACGCGCGTTGTCGCTCTCTCCGAGGTTCCGGGCGCAATTTCCGCCTTTGCCAATACCCACCAGTTGCGTGCGAGGTAG
- a CDS encoding CheR family methyltransferase → MSLSRAKSYHDHFAEVISRETGIKLPSGKKVMIESRLRRRVQSLGFNSLEDYYRHLFEDGGFGAERDDVIDLITTNKTDFFREPAHFRCLMNDMLPEILRRKQRLNKPVDVKFWSAACSDGSEAYTTAMLLEEAVRNGAGFQYAILGTDISTRMVEAAKRAIYTTEALAPVPSALRKRYVMQGHSEDMRGMARIVPALRSKANFTHLNLMDDTYPVDQDVDIIFLRNVLIYFEPEDQARVIARLARHLTPQGYLVVGHSESMTVKQPNLKQLATAVFQKE, encoded by the coding sequence ATGAGCCTGTCCCGTGCCAAATCCTATCACGACCACTTTGCAGAGGTGATTTCCCGCGAAACCGGGATCAAACTGCCGTCTGGTAAAAAGGTGATGATCGAAAGTCGCCTTCGCCGCCGTGTGCAGAGCCTTGGTTTCAACTCACTAGAGGACTATTACCGCCACCTCTTTGAGGACGGCGGGTTTGGTGCGGAGCGTGATGATGTCATTGATCTCATCACGACCAACAAGACCGATTTCTTTCGGGAACCGGCCCATTTCCGTTGCCTCATGAATGACATGCTGCCCGAGATTTTGCGGCGCAAGCAGCGGCTCAACAAACCTGTCGATGTCAAGTTCTGGAGTGCGGCCTGTTCGGATGGGTCCGAGGCCTATACGACGGCTATGCTGCTGGAAGAAGCCGTGCGCAACGGGGCCGGGTTTCAATACGCCATCCTCGGCACGGATATTTCCACCCGCATGGTCGAGGCCGCCAAGCGCGCGATTTACACGACAGAGGCCCTCGCGCCTGTGCCCTCTGCCCTGCGCAAACGGTATGTTATGCAAGGTCACTCCGAAGATATGCGTGGGATGGCACGGATTGTGCCAGCCTTGAGAAGCAAGGCTAACTTTACTCATCTCAACCTTATGGATGACACTTATCCCGTGGATCAGGACGTGGACATCATATTCCTGCGCAACGTGCTCATCTACTTTGAGCCCGAGGACCAAGCCAGGGTGATCGCCCGGCTGGCCCGCCACCTGACACCGCAAGGGTATCTGGTGGTTGGACATTCTGAATCCATGACCGTGAAACAACCCAATCTTAAGCAGCTTGCCACGGCTGTGTTTCAAAAAGAGTAG
- a CDS encoding chemotaxis protein CheW, giving the protein MALHRAMQREVGAMNENTQVVTFQSSGSLFAVPVNRVRQILDTQPIAPLPNSPAELLGLIDVRGESIAVTDLSELLSRGPTEDTSETRILILSLVNGQHGATVGLKTERVIEVTELDAGGIKSPADAGITTWDENVLTGIGRRNGTFVCILNLEKLFSEGVRRKTPEFASQRAIETSEEFTLT; this is encoded by the coding sequence ATGGCTTTGCATCGCGCGATGCAGCGTGAGGTTGGTGCAATGAACGAGAACACCCAAGTCGTAACTTTTCAATCGAGCGGATCGCTCTTTGCTGTCCCTGTAAACCGGGTGCGGCAGATCCTTGACACGCAACCGATTGCTCCGCTGCCAAATAGCCCGGCAGAACTTTTGGGTCTGATTGACGTGCGCGGCGAGAGTATCGCCGTCACAGACCTCTCAGAGCTCTTGTCCCGAGGGCCGACCGAGGACACATCCGAGACGCGCATTCTTATCCTCAGCCTTGTGAATGGCCAACATGGCGCGACCGTCGGTCTTAAAACCGAGCGGGTGATCGAAGTAACAGAGCTGGACGCGGGCGGGATCAAATCCCCTGCCGATGCGGGCATCACCACTTGGGATGAAAATGTGCTGACGGGTATCGGGCGCCGCAACGGCACCTTTGTCTGCATTCTCAACCTCGAAAAGCTCTTTAGCGAGGGTGTCCGGCGCAAGACCCCAGAATTCGCGTCTCAACGCGCGATCGAGACTTCAGAAGAGTTTACGCTGACATGA
- a CDS encoding methyl-accepting chemotaxis protein — MRLTIKAKLTATFLLVLGMAGCAMILALKDMAEFNHSLNNIMNENVARVMASEALITEQVQMQRDIRSYLLADSALDKRDLQKTIKAAIDKKVVLFDKLFAIASPEGRTLLDDYTKVEAELLSVYAKAMSMKDMNQQSEAARYLQSEGVQRGREMQGVLDKISKMNTDGVAEVVVQTNEQFSTSRNILMLLMSASIVIGVGAGAWVTLSISKGLKSAIAITGRVAAGDLTRTVAIRGNDEVSDLLQSVNTMVAKLRDVVGDVTSAIRNVASGSQQMAATSEELSQGATEQASSTEEASSSVEQMSANIKQSAENAAETERMAVKSAQDARESGKAVAEAVTAMQDIANRIIVVQEIARQTDLLALNAAVEAARAGEHGRGFAVVAAEVRKLAERSQTAAAEISALSATTVRSAENAGSMLQGLVPDIERTSLLVSEISSASQELAAGATQVNLAIQQLDKVTQENTSAAEELSATAEELSTQSEQLQVAVSYFVLAEKAAAVQENPVPARPATRAVQASSSKSSRTSGGFSFNHGANKDDLDHGFASRDAA; from the coding sequence ATGAGACTGACAATAAAGGCAAAACTGACCGCGACATTCCTATTGGTTCTGGGCATGGCTGGATGTGCCATGATCCTGGCATTGAAGGATATGGCAGAGTTCAATCACAGCCTGAATAACATCATGAACGAGAATGTCGCTCGTGTGATGGCATCAGAGGCGCTGATCACCGAGCAAGTTCAAATGCAGCGTGATATTCGTTCCTATCTCTTGGCCGACTCTGCCCTTGATAAACGTGACCTTCAGAAAACGATCAAGGCTGCCATAGACAAGAAGGTGGTGCTTTTCGACAAGCTCTTTGCGATTGCCAGCCCCGAAGGTCGGACCTTGTTGGACGATTACACCAAGGTCGAGGCGGAGCTTTTGAGTGTCTACGCCAAAGCCATGTCCATGAAGGACATGAACCAGCAGTCAGAGGCCGCCCGCTACCTCCAATCCGAGGGTGTGCAACGAGGGCGCGAGATGCAGGGCGTTCTGGACAAGATCAGCAAGATGAACACGGATGGCGTGGCAGAGGTCGTGGTGCAAACCAACGAGCAATTCAGCACGTCCCGCAACATCCTGATGTTGCTGATGTCCGCCTCCATCGTGATCGGTGTTGGTGCGGGCGCTTGGGTCACGCTCTCGATCTCCAAGGGGCTTAAAAGCGCTATCGCCATCACGGGTCGGGTCGCCGCGGGCGACTTGACCAGAACCGTGGCCATTCGCGGCAATGACGAGGTCAGCGATCTTCTTCAGTCGGTCAATACGATGGTTGCCAAGCTGCGCGATGTTGTGGGGGATGTCACATCCGCCATCCGCAACGTGGCCTCGGGCAGTCAGCAAATGGCCGCCACATCCGAGGAATTGTCGCAAGGGGCCACCGAGCAGGCCTCGTCCACCGAAGAGGCGTCGTCCTCGGTCGAGCAGATGTCGGCCAATATCAAGCAGAGTGCGGAAAACGCCGCTGAAACCGAGCGTATGGCCGTCAAATCCGCGCAGGATGCCCGCGAGAGTGGCAAGGCCGTGGCCGAAGCCGTCACCGCCATGCAGGATATCGCCAACCGGATCATTGTTGTGCAAGAGATTGCGCGTCAAACCGACCTTCTGGCGCTCAACGCTGCGGTCGAGGCGGCGCGTGCTGGCGAACATGGGCGCGGCTTTGCGGTTGTCGCGGCTGAAGTGCGCAAACTGGCCGAACGCAGTCAGACAGCAGCGGCGGAAATCTCTGCCCTGTCGGCGACCACGGTTCGGTCAGCCGAGAATGCCGGGTCGATGCTCCAAGGTCTTGTGCCCGATATCGAACGTACATCGCTGCTTGTCAGTGAAATCTCTTCGGCCTCGCAGGAACTGGCTGCCGGTGCCACGCAGGTTAATCTAGCCATCCAGCAACTCGACAAGGTGACACAAGAGAACACCTCGGCGGCTGAGGAGCTATCTGCCACAGCCGAAGAACTGTCGACCCAATCCGAACAGTTGCAGGTTGCGGTGTCCTACTTTGTCTTGGCAGAAAAGGCTGCGGCTGTGCAGGAAAACCCTGTCCCGGCCCGTCCTGCCACCCGAGCAGTCCAAGCCAGCTCGAGCAAATCCTCGCGGACCTCAGGCGGCTTTTCTTTCAATCACGGTGCGAACAAGGATGATCTCGATCATGGCTTTGCATCGCGCGATGCAGCGTGA
- a CDS encoding chemotaxis protein CheW: MTKDLNRSAKTLTVVALRLGERIFAIETSAVLEILSPIPVTRVPHGGAFAQGVINVRGGVVPLADLRVIFSIPTPPVDENTRVLVLQMPIENELITVGVSADEVREVVTIDCDRIEPLPPTGTIWPADYVRGLVQGPEGITILPDLNNIFAAHIATANAL; this comes from the coding sequence ATGACCAAAGACCTCAACAGATCGGCCAAGACCCTGACAGTGGTTGCCCTGCGCCTTGGAGAGCGAATTTTCGCGATTGAGACCAGTGCTGTTCTGGAAATTCTCTCGCCAATTCCCGTTACCCGCGTGCCCCATGGCGGGGCGTTCGCGCAGGGGGTCATCAATGTGCGGGGCGGGGTCGTGCCTCTGGCCGATCTGCGCGTGATCTTTAGCATTCCCACGCCCCCTGTCGATGAAAACACGCGCGTTCTGGTTCTGCAAATGCCGATTGAAAACGAACTGATCACCGTCGGTGTCTCCGCCGACGAGGTGCGCGAAGTGGTGACGATCGACTGTGATCGCATCGAACCCCTGCCACCCACGGGCACGATCTGGCCTGCCGATTATGTGCGGGGCCTCGTCCAAGGCCCCGAAGGCATCACCATCCTGCCGGACCTCAACAACATCTTTGCCGCACATATCGCGACAGCCAACGCTCTCTAG